The Macaca fascicularis isolate 582-1 chromosome 1, T2T-MFA8v1.1 genome includes a window with the following:
- the KNCN gene encoding kinocilin: MDIPISSRDFHCLQLACVALGLVAGSVIIGISVSKAAAAMGGVFIGAAVLGFLILAYPFLKARFNLDHILPTIGSLRIHPHPGPDHGEGRSSTNGNKEGARSSLSTVSRTLEKLKPGTRGAEEC, translated from the exons ATGGACATCCCCATCAGCAGCAGAGATTTCCACTGCCTGCAGCTGGCCTGCGTGGCTCTCGGGCTGGTGGCTGGCAGCGTCATCATCGGCATCTCCGTATCCAAGGCTGCAGCTGCCATGGGCGGTGTCTTTATCGGGGCTGCTGTTCTGG GGTTCCTCATCTTGGCCTACCCCTTCCTGAAGGCTCGGTTCAACCTGGACCACATCCTGCCTACCATAG GAAGCCTAAGAATCCATCCCCATCCAGGGCCAGACCATGGAGAAGGAAGATCCAGCACCAATGGCAACAAGGAAG GAGCCCGCAGCAGCCTGTCTACCGTGAGCAGGACCCTGGAGAAGCTGAAGCCAGGGACCCGGGGGGCTGAGGAATGCTGA
- the TMEM275 gene encoding transmembrane protein 275 has product MPPAEKSKGPPVLAPAERARGRGPGLQSPALCCACGLCALLAGVNVTLAGAFASFLPGHNPLLVVGPGLLVLALGFFAACCVCSRRGPAPGARSAAAVGPGQGGGRAGPVALEMESSERTAQDTTAVQLSPAVSAASSGRSSPGPSTLALEAPAPVAVCALRSKGVQLNPPQERAAP; this is encoded by the coding sequence ATGCCGCCGGCAGAAAAGAGCAAGGGACCACCGGTCCTGGCGCCCGCGGAACGCGCCCGGGGCCGGGGGCCGGGCCTGCAGTCGCCTGCGCTGTGCTGCGCCTGCGGTCTGTGCGCGCTGCTGGCTGGCGTGAACGTGACGCTGGCGGGCGCCTTCGCCTCCTTCCTGCCCGGGCACAACCCGCTGCTCGTGGTGGGGCCGGGGCTGCTGGTGCTAGCGCTCGGCTTCTTCGCGGCCTGCTGCGTGTGTAGCCGCCGGGGCCCCGCGCCCGGCGCGCGCTCGGCGGCCGCGGTGGGCCCTGGCCAGGGGGGCGGCCGCGCCGGGCCCGTGGCGCTAGAGATGGAGAGCAGCGAGCGCACAGCACAGGACACCACAGCAGTGCAGCTGAGCCCTGCAGTCTCAGCCGCGTCCTCCGGCCGCTCCAGCCCCGGCCCCAGCACCCTCGCCTTGGAGGCCCCGGCGCCCGTGGCCGTCTGCGCGCTGCGCTCGAAAGGGGTCCAGCTCAACCCGCCCCAGGAGCGGGCCGCCCCCTAG